One Gemmatimonadota bacterium DNA window includes the following coding sequences:
- the galE gene encoding UDP-glucose 4-epimerase GalE has protein sequence MHILVTGGAGFIGSHTTVELLKAGHDVVLLDNFSNSKPEALRRTEELAGRPFTFHQVDLLDAPAVDEVFRRHPVDAVIHFAAFKAVGESVAQPLKYYHNNVSGTIVLCEAMVRHGVKTMVFSSSATVYGDPAEVPVTEEMPLSAVNPYGNTKLIMEQVFRDLYRADPSWNIALLRYFNPVGAHPSGRIGEDPNGIPNNLFPYITQVAVGKLAELRVFGGDYPTPDGTGVRDYIHVVDLARGHLQALEALKGRTGCVAYNLGTGRGHSVLEAIEAFKRASGRPIPYRIVERRPGDAATSFCDPSKALRELGWKTTLDLDDICRDAWRWQSQNPAGFPEG, from the coding sequence ATGCACATCCTCGTGACCGGCGGCGCCGGTTTCATCGGCAGCCACACCACGGTCGAACTGCTCAAGGCCGGCCACGACGTGGTCCTGCTCGACAACTTCAGCAACAGCAAGCCCGAGGCGCTCCGCCGCACCGAGGAGCTGGCGGGCCGGCCCTTCACCTTCCACCAGGTGGACCTGCTCGACGCCCCGGCCGTCGACGAGGTCTTCCGCCGCCACCCGGTCGACGCGGTGATCCACTTCGCCGCCTTCAAGGCCGTCGGCGAGTCCGTGGCCCAGCCGCTTAAGTACTACCACAACAACGTGAGCGGGACGATCGTGCTGTGTGAGGCGATGGTGCGGCACGGCGTGAAGACGATGGTCTTCTCCTCCTCCGCCACCGTCTACGGCGACCCCGCCGAGGTGCCCGTCACCGAGGAGATGCCGCTCTCCGCCGTGAATCCGTACGGCAACACCAAGCTCATCATGGAGCAGGTGTTCCGGGACCTCTACCGCGCCGACCCCAGCTGGAACATCGCGCTGCTGCGGTACTTCAACCCGGTCGGCGCCCACCCCAGCGGCCGCATCGGCGAGGACCCCAACGGGATCCCCAACAATCTCTTTCCCTACATCACGCAGGTGGCGGTGGGGAAGCTGGCGGAGCTCCGGGTCTTCGGCGGCGACTACCCGACGCCCGACGGCACCGGGGTGCGCGACTACATCCACGTCGTGGACCTGGCCCGCGGCCACCTGCAGGCGCTCGAGGCGCTCAAGGGCCGGACCGGCTGCGTGGCGTACAACCTCGGCACCGGGCGCGGCCACAGCGTGCTCGAGGCCATCGAGGCCTTCAAGCGCGCCAGCGGCCGGCCCATCCCCTACCGCATCGTGGAGCGCCGCCCCGGCGACGCCGCCACCAGCTTCTGCGACCCGTCCAAGGCGCTGCGTGAGCTGGGCTGGAAGACGACCCTCGACCTCGACGACATCTGCCGCGACGCCTGGCGCTGGCAGTCGCAGAACCCCGCCGGCTTCCCCGAGGGCTGA
- a CDS encoding PKD domain-containing protein encodes MTHRSTLLRGALLAAALLTAGCDADRLEPTIGAPEAVRASAVAGMYAVEFIATAATGADMNNAGDVIGTSYLDTGCGPFCLPPQETVAWRGGTRIVLPAVPGLSGIYPGSINNQGVIAGVAGIPGVNTRAAVWTPSGAGYTVQDLGALPGMSTTTTAGIDEQGRVVGWSSTGGAIPTAAAPYLWSASTGMVNLATQGYPNDIPEGMSPGGAVSTATGWYQLGNPASFTPLPAPPAGFFGASRGASAINDNGDQARFLITSGSQNLVYLYRLPRGGAWQQLSGIPTGHLTGYGVGGINDALDITGTVSSTGVVAGGPTGLAQGILGLISPAYGARGVGGGGPLNASGQMLASVYFGTSPRLVRLTPASPCGASCLLATATLTAQFVQDPGNPGSCFQGGSMYNQASASVTVTDENGAPLASAVVNGRFMDDYWTSHAVTGTTNAAGVVSFSDRGPCGVGSIEFLVEKVTLGGRTFDKTRGALAKSVIPSVTPPTNQPPVASFTWSCTGLACSFNGTGSTDPDGTITGYTWKMSSGTTVSTAASFSRTFPSARTFALTLTVTDNNGATSSVTKTVTVTGGGTNQPPVASFTWSCTTAHACTFNGTGSTDPDGTITGYSWKLANGTTVATAASFSRTFPSARTLALTLTVTDNGGATHSTTQTVTVP; translated from the coding sequence ATGACCCACCGTTCCACACTCCTCCGCGGCGCGCTGCTGGCCGCCGCCCTGCTGACCGCCGGCTGCGACGCGGATCGGCTGGAGCCCACGATCGGCGCCCCGGAGGCCGTCCGCGCCTCGGCCGTGGCCGGCATGTACGCCGTCGAGTTCATCGCCACCGCCGCCACCGGGGCGGACATGAACAACGCCGGCGACGTCATCGGCACCTCGTACCTCGACACCGGCTGCGGGCCCTTCTGCCTGCCGCCCCAGGAGACGGTGGCCTGGCGGGGCGGGACCCGGATCGTGCTGCCGGCGGTGCCCGGGCTGTCGGGCATCTACCCCGGCTCGATCAACAACCAGGGGGTGATCGCGGGCGTGGCCGGCATTCCCGGCGTGAACACCCGCGCGGCGGTGTGGACGCCGAGCGGGGCCGGCTACACCGTGCAGGACCTGGGCGCCCTCCCGGGGATGTCCACCACCACCACCGCCGGCATCGACGAGCAGGGCCGCGTGGTGGGCTGGTCCTCCACCGGCGGCGCGATTCCCACCGCGGCCGCGCCCTACCTGTGGTCGGCGTCGACCGGGATGGTCAACCTGGCCACCCAGGGCTACCCGAACGACATCCCCGAGGGGATGAGCCCCGGCGGCGCGGTGAGCACCGCGACCGGCTGGTACCAGCTGGGCAATCCCGCCAGCTTCACGCCGCTCCCCGCGCCCCCGGCCGGCTTCTTCGGCGCCAGCCGCGGCGCCTCGGCCATCAATGACAACGGCGACCAGGCCCGGTTCCTGATCACCAGCGGCAGCCAGAACCTGGTCTACCTGTACCGCCTGCCGCGCGGCGGCGCGTGGCAGCAGCTCTCGGGCATCCCCACCGGCCACCTGACCGGCTATGGCGTCGGCGGCATCAACGACGCGCTCGACATCACCGGCACCGTGAGCAGCACCGGCGTCGTGGCCGGCGGCCCCACCGGCCTGGCGCAGGGCATCCTCGGCCTGATCTCCCCGGCGTACGGCGCCCGGGGCGTCGGCGGCGGCGGCCCGCTCAACGCGAGCGGCCAGATGCTCGCCTCGGTGTACTTCGGGACCAGCCCGCGGCTGGTGCGGCTCACCCCGGCCTCCCCGTGCGGCGCCAGTTGCCTCCTGGCCACGGCCACGCTCACCGCGCAGTTCGTGCAGGACCCGGGCAATCCCGGCTCCTGCTTCCAGGGCGGCAGCATGTACAACCAGGCCAGCGCGTCGGTGACGGTCACCGACGAGAACGGCGCCCCCCTGGCCAGCGCGGTGGTAAACGGCCGCTTCATGGACGATTACTGGACCAGCCACGCCGTCACCGGCACCACCAATGCCGCCGGGGTGGTGAGCTTCAGCGATCGCGGCCCCTGTGGCGTGGGCTCCATCGAGTTCCTGGTCGAGAAGGTCACCCTCGGCGGGCGGACCTTCGACAAGACCCGTGGCGCGCTGGCCAAGTCGGTCATCCCGAGCGTCACGCCCCCGACCAACCAGCCGCCGGTGGCCAGCTTCACCTGGAGCTGCACCGGGCTTGCCTGCAGCTTCAACGGGACCGGCTCGACCGACCCGGATGGCACCATCACCGGCTACACCTGGAAGATGTCCTCCGGCACCACCGTCTCCACCGCGGCCTCGTTCAGCCGCACCTTCCCGTCGGCGCGCACCTTTGCGCTGACGCTGACCGTGACGGACAACAATGGCGCCACCAGCAGCGTCACGAAGACCGTGACGGTCACGGGCGGCGGCACCAACCAGCCGCCGGTGGCCAGCTTCACCTGGAGCTGCACCACGGCGCACGCCTGCACCTTCAACGGGACCGGCTCGACCGACCCCGACGGCACCATCACGGGCTACAGCTGGAAGCTCGCCAACGGCACCACCGTCGCCACCGCGGCGTCGTTCAGCCGCACCTTCCCGTCGGCGCGGACCCTGGCGCTCACGCTCACCGTGACCGACAACGGCGGGGCCACCCACAGCACCACGCAGACCGTCACCGTTCCCTGA